A part of Neoarius graeffei isolate fNeoGra1 chromosome 22, fNeoGra1.pri, whole genome shotgun sequence genomic DNA contains:
- the LOC132870378 gene encoding uncharacterized protein LOC132870378, with amino-acid sequence MMRTYKRVSNHCSYSEQSLKEALKLIKNGMPLKAASQLFGVSPKTLRRHRDNKVARPGSASLGRKAVFSVEFEHQLTQHIQEMERALFGLTTKDVRRLAFDLAEQLQINHPFNPHTKMAGKDWLQGFMRHQGTLSVRTPHATSISRMVGFSRPNVSQFFDILENEIRKVPHFKPSRLWNMDETGIQNVQKPSNIVATKGKRQVGRITSAERGFTVTSVCAMSAAGQYIPPMFVFPRKRMNERLLNGAPAGSIGVVSDSGWIDSSLFVRWLHHFCDVVGCSQERPHVLVLDGHHSHKTLEAVQVARERGVVMITIPPHCSHKMQPLDRTFFKSLKCAYNSAADS; translated from the coding sequence ATGAGAACTTACAAGAGAGTCAGCAACCACTGTTCATACAGTGAGCAGAGCCTCAAAGAGGcacttaaattaattaaaaatgggATGCCATTGAAGGCAGCATCACAGCTTTTTGGGGTGTCCCCCAAGACCCTGAGGCGACACAGGGATAACAAAGTTGCAAGACCTGGATCTGCCTCCCTGGGAAGAAAAGCTGTGTTCAGTGTTGAGTTTGAACACCAACTCACACAACACATACAGGAAATGGAGAGGGCATTGTTTGGTTTAACGACTAAAGATGTCAGGAGGCTTGCATTTGACCTAGCTGAACAACTGCAAATTAACCACCCCTTTAATCCACACACTAAGATGGCTGGAAAAGACTGGTTGCAGGGGTTCATGAGGCATCAGGGCACACTTTCAGTCCGTACCCCTCATGCCACCAGCATCTCCCGTATGGTGGGATTTAGTAGGCCGAATGTCAGTCAGTTTTTTGACATTCTAGAAAATGAGATCAGGAAGGTGCCACATTTTAAACCATCTCGTCTGTGGAACATGGACGAGACTGGAATCCAGAATGTCCAAAAGCCAAGTAACATCGTGGCGACCAAGGGGAAGAGGCAGGTGGGCAGaatcaccagtgcagagagggggTTCACAGTGACCTCAGTTTGCGCCATGAGTGCTGCCGGGCAGTACATCCCCCCAATGTTTGTCTTTCCCAGGAAGAGGATGAATGAGCGTCTCCTGAATGGTGCCCCAGCTGGCTCAATTGGAGTGGTGTCCGACTCCGGCTGGATCGACAGCAGCCTTTTTGTACGCTGGTTGCACCACTTCTGTGATGTTGTGGGGTGTTCACAGGAGAGGCCACATGTCCTGGTGTTAGATGGCCATCATTCTCACAAGACACTGGAGGCTGTACAGGTGGCAAGAGAGCGTGGGGTGGTAATGATAACCATACCACCCCACTGCAGTCACAAAATGCAGCCTCTGGATCGCAcattttttaaatctttaaaatgTGCATACAACAGTGCAGCTGACAGCTAG